Within the Dialister hominis genome, the region TTATAGTAGTCGCCGAATACGTCGAAGCCGCCGCCAAGACCTGCGGTGAGGCCTGCACCCCAGATATTGACTTTGTTGGTGCTAGTGCCATTGACATAGTCTACGTCGTAAGCAAAGCGGCCTGCTTCACCGGAGAACTGTGCATATGCATATTCATGGTCAGGGTTGGTCACGCCTTTATCTGTATATCCAGTCCAGTCATCGAAGCGGCCATAGCCTACTGCCAGGTTGGCTGCATCGTTTGCGTGGAAAGCCAGTTCAGCACCTTTGATTTCAGAATCAAAGAATACGCCGGTCTGACCGAAGAACTGGTCATATTTACCAAGGGTAGCTTCCACTTTGTCGCCGAATGCATGACGGACATAGAGTCTCTGCATGTAGGTATTGCTGGTTTCGCTGTCTTTGAAGTTCATATCAGAACGGAGCAGGCCATTCACATAGGTGGAGTCATTGACCTGACCCTTTACGTTGATACGGATACGGCCAACGTATTTGTCATCAGATTTGCCGGTATACTCTCTTACCTTGCCATCGTCATCTTTAACGGTTTTGTAGGTCTGGTAGAATTTCATATAGCCGTTGCCGGAGAAGGAAAGGTTTCCGACTTTCTTTTCCAGGTTAGCTACGCGAACGCCCAGGTTGGCCAGTTCGTCAGCGTATTCGCCAGCCAGTTTGTCCAGGGTTGCACGCTGTTCAGCGTTCAGCTGGTCTTCTTTAGCCATGAGGCGGGCAATGATCTGAGCCAGTTCATAACGGGTAATGTTTCTTTCGCCCTTGAATGTGCCATCCGGATAGCCTTCTACGACACCCTGGTCGGAGAGGTCTACGACTGCCTGGTAAGCCCAGTCGGACGGTGTTACATCAGAGAACGGGTTTGCAGCGTATGCGGATACGCCAGCGGAAAGTGCTGCAACAGCAGCGATTGCGAGGATCTTTTTCATATTCATCGCTCCTTAAAAGAAATATAAGAAATAAGGTATGTCTCTTATAAGGAAGTAAAGAAGCCCGCGAGTGGCCGAGTTTCCTCTGCGCTGTCTTTTCCTTCCCACCATATGTGAGACAACATATAGTACTTTTTAAAGATACTACAAAATATTTACTCATGCAAAGAAATTTGACATCTTTGTTCAGTTGACCATAGGTCACTACTGTGAAACGTCCGAAAGTACCGGTAAATTCTGCTTGTTCAAGAAATTTTCTTTAACATGTATTAAGGCGTTAATCAGTCTTACAATATTCATAATATATCCAATATTTTTTATATTTTTACAATTATTTTCTATTTCACATATAACAGGAAGAAATAAGTTTCTCCTGCGTTTCTGATTCAGGGCAGTAGAGGCAAAAATGATGCATTTTTTGAGAACAGAATGTTAGATTTTTCGATAAGAAAAGAAACCCCTGCGAAGGAGGCTTCTTTTCTAAATTTTATGTATTTCCAATTCTGAATTTCTTTTAGAATACGTAGTTGAGGGAGAGTGTCCATGCGTCTTCGTCGGCCGCGGAGTGGTCTCCTCCGTTTGTCTTGACGTCGAAGGCGTATTCGCCGTGGAGGTAGACGTTCTTCTGGAGGGTGACGTCAGCGATGGCGTTCCAGTATTTCACGCGATCAGCGTTTGTGCCAGAGTCGGTGAGGTAAGAGAGGACGTTTGTCTGATAGCCGGTGCCACCGAAGTAAATGCCCTGATCGACGCTGTTGTATGCTACGTCAGCGGCGAAGGAGCCCGGTTTCTTCACGTTCAGCTTGCCATAGCCAAGGCCTGCATTCCATGCGGTGTCATAACCGTTCTTCCAGTTTGTATCCTTCCAGTATTCGCCGAATACGCGGAAATCTCCGACAGGAATCGTAAGGCCAGCGCCTGCGATTTCATAACCGGCGAAGGTGTCTGCCTTCTTGTCTCCGGTGAATTTCAAATAGTTCAGGTTCAGCTTGGCAGCGGAGAAGTCGAAGTCACCTTTGGCAAAGAATGCATCCTGATCTTTTACACCATCGGTGTAATCGGACTTATTGAAGCGGCCATAGCCGGCAGTCAGATTGACGCGGCCCTGATGGAACATAGCCTGAGCTCCGCCATAGCCGTATGGGAAGCCGTAGAGCCAGCCGCTCTGGTCGCCGATGACAACCGGCTGACGGCCCAGTCTGACTGTGACAGCATCGCCGAAGTCATGATTGACGAAGAGCTGATCGAAAATGACATTCGTATCATCGCTCGTCTTGAAATTCATTTCTGCATCAAGGCGGCCCTGTACGTAGGTGGAATCATTGACCTGTCCTTTTACATTCAGGCGGATACGGCCGTCCCACTTATCAGCGGCGCCTGCGTCCTTGTTCTGGTAACGCATACGGCCATCGCCGGAGAAGGAAAGGTTTCCTACCTTCTTTTCAAGATTGGAAACTCTGACGCCCAGATTGGAGAGTTCATCAGCGTATTCACCAGCAAGTCTATCGAGAGTGCCTCTCTGCTCAGCATTCAGTTGATCTTCCTTAGCCAGCATGCGGGCAATGATCTGAGCCAGTTCGTAACGGGTGATGTTTCTTTCACCTTTGAAGGTGCCATCCGGATAGCCTTCAACGACGCCCTGTTCAGACAGGTCTGCGACTGCCTGGTAAGCCCAGTCATTCGGAGTTACATCAGAGAACGGGTTGGCAGCGTATGCACATACGCCAGCGGTGAGCGCTGCCATGGCAGCGAGTGCGAGAATTTTTTTCATATTCCTGCTTCTTAAAAAATGAATGTTCTTGAAACAGAGTCATGAAGCAGGGGAATGGCCTCCGTATTCACCGCGCTTCGCTCTTCCATGCCATACGCAGGGCGTATGTTCTGCATTCAGAATACTATAAAATTTTTACATATGCAATCCTGTCCAATCTGTCATTTGAATACCTTCCCGAGATTTTCCTGTTCCCGGGAGGATACCATCTTCCAGGCCCATTTCTGCGCAGAACCCCCTTTTAAATGAAAATCCACCCTTCAAAAGGCTGTCTTAAAGCATCAATTTTAAGAAAAATCACGAGTTCAGACTTCCTCCATAAAGATGAATTTTCCTAAAATCACTTTAAAGACCTTTTTTAGCCTCGACCTGCCATTTGAGGCATAGTTTAGTTACACCCCCTGTTCTTTGCCTAAAGGAAAAAAACAAAGCAGAATTTGATGGATTTTACTCTGTTAAAAGAGTGAAATGATGATGAGCAAATCAGCATGCCCCCCTGTATTATCCATCGAATGAAGTCATTGCTTTTACGGCCGGAAGTGCTGAAGTTGCTGCCAGGATCCATGGTCCGGTGTTTCCATGTCAGGAAATAAAAAAAGGGGCTGTGACAAAATGGTTAATCATTTTGTTGCAGCCTCTTTTTTGCGTCTTTATTTCATCATTTTTAGCTCTGCTGTAAGCCTTTTACGTAAAAATGCGCGTAAGCCCCCTTACCCCCATAAGACTTTTAATTATATTGTCTTAGGCGGCAATCCTTATACGCATTATTTTTGTGATGTATTTCCTTAAATTATAGCCAAGTGCTACCAGGTATAACTCGGCTTTTACAGAATCTATCCCTTTTCTGACGATTCTTTTGTACCATCTGTCATGTTTCATGATTCCAAAAGTTCCTTCAGCCTGGATTGACCGGTTCATTCTTAGCAGGGCTCCATGGATGCTTTCCAGATTATCCTGAACCTCCTGGTACATGTTATTCCGTTCTCTGCTCAATGAGATTCTTTTGTTCTTCGGGGTCTTTTTACATTGCTCTGCCAGCGGGCATCCTTGGCAGTCTTCGCATTCAAATACTTCCTCCTGCCTGCCGTATAAGTTCCCTCTGACCAGATGTCTATAGATAAATTTGAAAGCCCTGTCATTTGGACAACGGATGGTTCCATTCTCATCAACTCTAAAGTTTATTGGCCGAAACGGATTGGTATGGTATTTCTTGTCTTTCGTTTCTTTCTTGTACATGGGGAATTTCATATACTTTTCCATACCGTGCTGCTCGCAATAGATGTAATTGTTGAAAGATCCATATCCTGCATCTGCCACAGGATACTTAGGATAAGCCCCATAGACTTCGTGGAATTCCTCCATCAGCGGTACGAAGCAATCCATATCTGAACGATACTGGTTAACATCAATTACGGCAATAAATTCATCGGCAACACCTATTTGGACATTGTATGCAGGCAGAAGCTGATCATTTCCCATGTAGTCCGACTTGATTCGCATGAATGTTGCATCCGTATCGGTCTTCGAATAACTGTTTCTGGAAGTACCGCATATCTGTATCTTCTCAACATATTCTTCAAGTTTTGATGTATATGCCTTAAGCTGCTCATACTTGCGTTGATGATCGGACTTGCGATGCCCGCTTCCATGAACAAAGGCCGTCTCATCAATCTGCCAGATTTCTTTTAATTTATCCAATACCAGACGCAGATAGTCCGGAGCGTATTCTGTATTGATGTTTACACTCATATGGTCATACTTAAGATCATCATTGAGTAACTCAAAAAGGCTGGTAATCTTGGCAAAAAGCTTGTAGCGGGATTTTTCAGCGGATTTCTTCCATACCCAGCTGTATTTATTTGCGTTCGCTTCAAACTTGGAACCGTCAATATATATATGCTGCAAATCCACGTTGAGTTTGCCGCAGAGTTCTTTCGTAATTGAATAAAAGATATCCTTGAGAGAATACTTAAGAAAGCCCTTCACGAAATGACAGAATGTCCGATAGGATGGGGCTTCATAATTCATCAGGTACATATATCTGATATTAACCCTGCAATTATCTTCAAGTTTTCTAAAAGAGCAATATCCTTCTTCTGCGAAACCATAGATGATCGTTTTCAGCATGTTGACGGGATTATACCTGGGTCTGCCAGCGCCACGCGTCGGTATGTAACGAAGGTACTTTTTAAGATCGATTTCCTCCATAAATCTGTCATACATTAAAACAGGATCATCGACATTGAGAATCTCAGAGGGAAACATTGGCAAAATGCCTTGTTCTGCGGTAAAATGATTGCTAGTGTTGTTATTTTTCATTGTAAAAAATTATAACACGAAAGGCTCTGCCCCGGACCAAATGATCCGGGGCAGAGCCCTTTTTGTTGGGATGAATTTTGTCACATCCCCTTTCTTTGATTCCAGTTTCTTCGATAAGAAATTAGAATTTGTAGTTCAGGGAAACGGTCCATGCATCATCCGGATCAGCGCCCTGATCAGCATCAGCAGCGAATGCATATTCAGCATGGAGCTGTACGTTCTTAGCCAGAGTTACATCGCCCATAGCGTTCCAGAACTTCAGCTGTTTAGCATTTGCTACAGCATCGAGGATGTTGGTCTGCCAGCCGGTAGCGCCGAGGTATACGCCATTGCCTACACTGTTGTATGCAACGGAGAGATCCCAGGTGCCCGGTTTCTTCCAGTTAGCTGCGCCGTAGGAGAGGCCAGCGTTCCAAGCGGTATCTTCCAGTGCACTTGGAGCAGTGGTGTTCTTCCAGTATTCACCGAATACATTGAACTGCTGAACAGGAATGTTCAGGTTTACGCCGAAGAGTTCAGGTTTAGTTCCTTCGAAATTAACTTTAGCTTTGTCACCAGCTGCGTTAATCTTGCCTTCTTCTACTACATTGTGTTTATCCTGATATGCAATGTAATCTACGCCCAGTTTAGCGAAGTTGAAGTCATAAGCACCACGTGCAAAGTAGAAATCAGATTTGTTGTTATCATTTGCATCATAAGCGAAATCGCCAAAAGTGCTGTTGAACTGACCATAGCCGGTAGCGAGAGACAACTTGCCGTTGTTGTAAGCAATCTGTCCGCCATCGTATCCGTCATGACCATTGTTCAGCCAGCCTGCCTGATCGCCGAAGGAAATGGGCTGACGGCCAAGACGTACGGATACATCTTTGCCAAAGTTGTGATTTACATACAGCTGATCCATAGATGTGCTGGAGGTATCATTACCTTTGAAATCCATTTCATTCAGGAAACGGCCCTGTACGTAGGTGGAGTCATTAACCTGGCCTTTAACGTTGATACGGATACGGCCATTCCAGCCATCCTTCTGGTCAAGGCTCTTGCTCTGATAACGCATACGAGCATCGCCGGACCAGTAAATGTTGCCGACTTTCTTTTCAAGGTTGGAAACACGAACGCCCAGGTTTGCGAGTTCGTCAGCGTATTCGCCAGCGAGTTTGTCCAGGGTTGCTCTCTGTTCAGCGTTCAGCTGATCTTCTTTAGCGAGCATACGAGCGATGATCTGAGCCATTTCATAACGGGTGATGTTTCTTTCGCCTTTGAAGGTGCCATCCGGATAGCCTTCAACGACGCCCTGTTCGGACAGGTCTACTACTGCCTGGTAAGCCCAGTCGGATGGGGTTACATCAGAGAAAGGATTTGCAGCGTATGCGGATACGCCAGCGGTGAGTGCTGCTACAGCAGCGAGTGCGAGAATTTTTTTCATGTTCTTCGCTCCTTATAAAGAAAAATGTGGAATGTCTTCCTTTTTCCCTAAGAGCTTGGATGAAAAACGTGGCTCGAGTGACCGTGTTTCCTCTGCGTGTTTTTCTTCTTCGATCTTAAGTGACATGAATCGGAAGACTTGTTTCATGTCTAGGTTGAGAGTAACACATGAGAAAAGTTAAATCAAGTTTAAACAAATCCTCTCATTCCCTTAAAGCTTCCATTTTTGAGTGAAATCTCCTAATTTTAAATTATGCAAATGATTCGCGTTTACCGCCATATGACCGAAAGTCGGCAGATTTTTCATCCCCATTTCGGTACGTTTTGGGGTTATAGGACAAAACGTGTTGGTAAAAATTTATATTATGCTTGTATTAAGGGCAGAATACGGTGCATACTGAAATACGCCCGAGCTGCACTGTAATCCATCTCATCACAATTAGCTGGAAGCGTAAAAGCGCCCATATTCTCAGCACTTCCAGGTTTGTGTTCAAATGCGCACTTTTCCGCATCAGCAGCAGATAAAGACACAATAAGGGCATCTATTTTTCATAACGATAATCTTTCCAGAAGATTAGTCACACTGAAAAGATAAAATCCCATTTTAGCCTGTATTTATCAGGGGTTTGAGGCTTTTTACCAACACGTTTTGTCCACCCTTTAAGAATTACTGAAAATCTTAAAATGCCGATGGAGCCCGATAAACGCGGGGCTCATCGACTATAAAAACAACACGAAATGTCCTATAAGCCACGTTTTGTCAGATTGTTAACCCGCATTCTTCTTTTGCAGCTTATAAAGAACTTCTATAAATGCGATAGCCTGTTTCTATACTTTCTGCAAACATTTCCCACTAAAAAGAGACCTCCCGAAGGAAGTCTCTTTTAATTTCACTGCTGCCAGGTTCTGTATTAGAACTTGTAGTTGAGGGATACGGTCCAAGCATCCTTATCATTCATATCAGCGTTATCAGCGCTAACGTCGAATGCATATTCACCATGGAGGAATACGTTCTTCTGGAGGGTTACATCAGCCATTGCATTCCAGAATGTTACGTTGGTTGCATCATGCTTTGTCAGATACTTCAGAGCATCAGTCTGGAGGCCTGTGCCGCCGAAGTATACGCCTTCGTCAACATCGTTGTAAGCTACATCGATAGCGAAGGAGCCCGGTTTCTTCAGGTTCAGTTTGCCATAGCCGATACCTGCGTTCCAAGCAGTATCATTGCCGTTTTCATAGGTGGTGTTCTTCCAGTATTCACCGAATACGCGGAAGTCCTGAACCGGAATGGTCAGGTTTGCGCCCATCAGTTCATAGCCGGCAACTGTATCAGCTTCCTTGTCACCTGTGAACTTAATGTAGTCAACGCCGAGTTTAGCAACGTTCAGGTCAGCTGCGCCGCGTGCATAGAATGCATCCTGATCTTCAACGCCTTCATCATAGTCAGAGGTGTTGAAGCGGCCATAACCAGCGGTCAGGTCAACTTTCTGTCCTGCATGGAATGTTACCTGAGCAGCATCAGCGCCAAAGGTATCACCATACAGCCAGCCGCCCTGGTCACCAAATGCTACCGGCTGACGGCCGAGACGAACGGTTGCAACGCTTCCGAAGTCATGGTTTGCAAACAGCTGATCAAACTGTACATCAGAATCATCTTCACTTTCTTTCTGTACATCAGAATCATCTTCACTTTCTTTGAAGTCCATGGTTGCGTTCAGGCGGCCCTGAACGTAAGTGGAGTCATTGACCTGACCCTTTACGTTGATTCTCATACGGCCGTTCCAGGAGTCATCGCCAGTTGCGTTGTTCTGGTAACGCATACGAGCATCGCCGGACCAGTAAATGTTGCCGACCTTCTTTTCAAGGTTGGATACGCGAACGCCCAGGTTTGCGAGTTCGTCAGCATATTCGCCAGCGAGTTTGTCCAGGGTTGCTCTCTGTTCAGCGTTCAGCTGATCTTCCTTAGCGAGCATGCGGGCAATGATCTGAGCCATTTCATAACGGGTGATGTTTCTTTCGCCCTTGAAGGTGCCATCCGGATAACCTTCAACGACGCCCTGTTCGGACAGGTCTTCAACTGCCTGATAAGCCCAGTCGTTCGGGGTTACATCAGAGAATGGATTTGCAGCGTATGCGGATACGCCAGCTGTGAGTGCTGCTACTGCAGCAATTGCGAGAACCTTTTTCATGTTTCATCGCTCCTTTAATAGAAAATATAGAGAATTATGCGTGCCTCTATTTTTCCTCGGAGGAGCTCCGACTAGGACCTTGCGCGAGTGACCGTGTTTCCTCTGCTGTCTTTCA harbors:
- a CDS encoding S-layer homology domain-containing protein, which gives rise to MKKILAIAAVAALSAGVSAYAANPFSDVTPSDWAYQAVVDLSDQGVVEGYPDGTFKGERNITRYELAQIIARLMAKEDQLNAEQRATLDKLAGEYADELANLGVRVANLEKKVGNLSFSGNGYMKFYQTYKTVKDDDGKVREYTGKSDDKYVGRIRINVKGQVNDSTYVNGLLRSDMNFKDSETSNTYMQRLYVRHAFGDKVEATLGKYDQFFGQTGVFFDSEIKGAELAFHANDAANLAVGYGRFDDWTGYTDKGVTNPDHEYAYAQFSGEAGRFAYDVDYVNGTSTNKVNIWGAGLTAGLGGGFDVFGDYYKNTDAKGDPDLWTAGLGYGKQDNAKVGSFRVAASYVDAERNAFLGAYTYDASPLDALENSAVKEVKFWRAEGDVTLAKNVRLHGEYSFDVKTKGTDTDYDDVASVSLNYVF
- a CDS encoding S-layer homology domain-containing protein — its product is MKKILALAAMAALTAGVCAYAANPFSDVTPNDWAYQAVADLSEQGVVEGYPDGTFKGERNITRYELAQIIARMLAKEDQLNAEQRGTLDRLAGEYADELSNLGVRVSNLEKKVGNLSFSGDGRMRYQNKDAGAADKWDGRIRLNVKGQVNDSTYVQGRLDAEMNFKTSDDTNVIFDQLFVNHDFGDAVTVRLGRQPVVIGDQSGWLYGFPYGYGGAQAMFHQGRVNLTAGYGRFNKSDYTDGVKDQDAFFAKGDFDFSAAKLNLNYLKFTGDKKADTFAGYEIAGAGLTIPVGDFRVFGEYWKDTNWKNGYDTAWNAGLGYGKLNVKKPGSFAADVAYNSVDQGIYFGGTGYQTNVLSYLTDSGTNADRVKYWNAIADVTLQKNVYLHGEYAFDVKTNGGDHSAADEDAWTLSLNYVF
- a CDS encoding IS1182 family transposase, whose translation is MKNNNTSNHFTAEQGILPMFPSEILNVDDPVLMYDRFMEEIDLKKYLRYIPTRGAGRPRYNPVNMLKTIIYGFAEEGYCSFRKLEDNCRVNIRYMYLMNYEAPSYRTFCHFVKGFLKYSLKDIFYSITKELCGKLNVDLQHIYIDGSKFEANANKYSWVWKKSAEKSRYKLFAKITSLFELLNDDLKYDHMSVNINTEYAPDYLRLVLDKLKEIWQIDETAFVHGSGHRKSDHQRKYEQLKAYTSKLEEYVEKIQICGTSRNSYSKTDTDATFMRIKSDYMGNDQLLPAYNVQIGVADEFIAVIDVNQYRSDMDCFVPLMEEFHEVYGAYPKYPVADAGYGSFNNYIYCEQHGMEKYMKFPMYKKETKDKKYHTNPFRPINFRVDENGTIRCPNDRAFKFIYRHLVRGNLYGRQEEVFECEDCQGCPLAEQCKKTPKNKRISLSRERNNMYQEVQDNLESIHGALLRMNRSIQAEGTFGIMKHDRWYKRIVRKGIDSVKAELYLVALGYNLRKYITKIMRIRIAA
- a CDS encoding S-layer homology domain-containing protein, coding for MKKILALAAVAALTAGVSAYAANPFSDVTPSDWAYQAVVDLSEQGVVEGYPDGTFKGERNITRYEMAQIIARMLAKEDQLNAEQRATLDKLAGEYADELANLGVRVSNLEKKVGNIYWSGDARMRYQSKSLDQKDGWNGRIRINVKGQVNDSTYVQGRFLNEMDFKGNDTSSTSMDQLYVNHNFGKDVSVRLGRQPISFGDQAGWLNNGHDGYDGGQIAYNNGKLSLATGYGQFNSTFGDFAYDANDNNKSDFYFARGAYDFNFAKLGVDYIAYQDKHNVVEEGKINAAGDKAKVNFEGTKPELFGVNLNIPVQQFNVFGEYWKNTTAPSALEDTAWNAGLSYGAANWKKPGTWDLSVAYNSVGNGVYLGATGWQTNILDAVANAKQLKFWNAMGDVTLAKNVQLHAEYAFAADADQGADPDDAWTVSLNYKF
- a CDS encoding S-layer homology domain-containing protein, whose product is MKKVLAIAAVAALTAGVSAYAANPFSDVTPNDWAYQAVEDLSEQGVVEGYPDGTFKGERNITRYEMAQIIARMLAKEDQLNAEQRATLDKLAGEYADELANLGVRVSNLEKKVGNIYWSGDARMRYQNNATGDDSWNGRMRINVKGQVNDSTYVQGRLNATMDFKESEDDSDVQKESEDDSDVQFDQLFANHDFGSVATVRLGRQPVAFGDQGGWLYGDTFGADAAQVTFHAGQKVDLTAGYGRFNTSDYDEGVEDQDAFYARGAADLNVAKLGVDYIKFTGDKEADTVAGYELMGANLTIPVQDFRVFGEYWKNTTYENGNDTAWNAGIGYGKLNLKKPGSFAIDVAYNDVDEGVYFGGTGLQTDALKYLTKHDATNVTFWNAMADVTLQKNVFLHGEYAFDVSADNADMNDKDAWTVSLNYKF